In a genomic window of Malassezia japonica chromosome 4, complete sequence:
- a CDS encoding uncharacterized protein (EggNog:ENOG503NYJU; COG:Q) produces the protein MPKDAAPEVMPDMRIATLNSVSGKVAVVTGGASGLGKMMSAALVQNGCRVYIASRKFDELQRAADQLNQAAPKEGPWEAGTACIPVQADLSSKAGCDALADNVKQREQNLDILINNSGLTWGGKRDDFPEQKGWDKVFDLNVKSQFYLTVALLPLLEKEKSNTHHASVINIASVAAYSPAASGPLSEPGTGTYSYQPSKAASVHLSRMLAHELADKFVLVNSICPGVFPSRMTSWSLGENKEILEGVQPTGRIGTPEDIGGLVLFLASRAASHITGAAIPIDGGQMLQFVPRL, from the exons ATGCCGAAAGACGCCGCCCCTGAAGTGATGCCCGACATGCGTATTGCCACGCTGAACAGCGTGAGCGGCAAGGTCGCGGTGGTGACTGGAGGTGCCTCGGGCCTCGGCAAGA TGATGTCCGCGGCGCTTGTGCAGAACGGCTGCCGAG TCTATATTGCCTCGCGCAAGTttgacgagctgcagcgtgcggcggaCCAGCTGAACCAGGCCGCCCCGAAGGAGGGCCCGTGGGAGGCCGGTACCGCCTGCATTCCCGTCCAGGCCGACCTTTCGTCCAAGGCCGGCTgcgatgcgctggccgacaacgtgaagcagcgcgagcagaaCCTCGACATTCTCATCAACAACTCCGGCCTGACCTGGGGTGGCAAGCGCGACGACTTCCCCGAGCAAAAGGGCTGGGACAAGGTGTTTGACCTGAACGTCAAGAGCCAGTTCTACCTGACGGTGGCGCTCCTCCCGCTGctcgagaaggagaagTCGAACACGCACCACGCGAGCGTGATCAACATTGCGTCGGTCGCTGCCTACTCGcccgcggcctcgggccCGCTGTCCGAGCCCGGCACGGGAACCTACAGCTACCAGCCGTCCAAGGCGGCGTCGGTGCACCTTTCGCGCatgctcgcgcacgagctcgcggacaAGTTTGTGCTGGTCAACTCGATCTGCCCCGGCGTCTTCCCCAGCCGCATGACCTCGTGGAGTCTCGGCGAGAACAAGGAGATCCTCGAGGGGGTGCAGCCGACCGGCCgcatcggcacgccggAGGACATTGGCGGCCTCGTGCTCTTCctcgcgagccgcgcggcctcgcACATCACCGGAGCTGCGATCCCTATCGACGGCGGCCAGATGCTCCAGTTCGTTCCGCGCCTCTAA
- a CDS encoding uncharacterized protein (COG:S; EggNog:ENOG503NWZK), protein MAPRTLDIDEVSTSDSGSEDGAVDADDDAASKLASSPPPPTGTPEPAPEVKCLWEDCGQTFTDLQPFIEHLHSFHIGIHKSRYACEWTGCARKGKSQTSRFALLSHLRSHTGEKPFTCPRPECDKSFTRSDALAKHMRVQHNTPPQGGAAQGARDADESRDTHGAPAARRAEQAGDESLDTSEDRPAANGASTLATAQRFVHGARAELPSYEARELEHVLRRASAPSRKRMRHDASSPSAPDSSDEGELPQDEDGRQALFQRYLGEKAKLRAGMRAREQWLSQVQALRREESELSQACKATLDQLLHRCLGDEYAAAMQSPPASPKRYDTRPESL, encoded by the exons atggcgccgcgcacgctcgacatAGACGAAGTGTCTACGTCCGACTCTGGGTCAGAGGACGGCGCGGtggacgcggacgacgacgcggcgagcaagctcgcctcgtcgccgccgccgccgaccggcacgccggagcctgcgcccgaAGTCAAGTGCCTGTGGGAAGACTGCGGGCAGACGTTTACGGACTTGCAACCCTTTATTGAGCATCTGCATTCCT TCCACATCGGCATCCACAAGTCGCGGTACGCGTGCGAATGGACTGGATGCGCCCGAAAAGGCAAGAGCCAGACGTCGCGGTTTGCGCTCCTGAGCCACCTGCGCAGCCACACCGGCGAGAAGCCGTTTACGTGCCCGCGCCCCGAGTGCGACAAGTCCTTTACGCGCTccgacgcgctggccaAGCATATGCGTGTGCAGCACAATACGCCGCCGcagggcggcgccgcgcaaggcgcacgcgacgcggacgagtCGCGCGATACCCACGGCGCacccgccgcgcgccgcgccgaacaggccggcgacgagtCGCTGGACACGTCCGAGGACCGCCCGGCGGCGaacggcgcctcgacgctcgccacggcgcagcgctttgtgcacggcgcgcgcgccgagctgccgagctacgaggcgcgcgagctcgagcatgtgctgcgccgcgcctcggcgccgagccgcaagcgcatgcgccaCGACGCCAGCTCACCGTCCGCCCccgactcgagcgacgaAGGCGAGTTGCCGCAGGACGAAGACGGGCGGCAGGCGCTCTTCCAGCGCTACCTTGGCGAAAAAGCCAAGCTGCGCGCTGGTATGCGCGCCCGCGAGCAGTGGCTCTCGCAggtccaggcgctgcgccgcgaagAGTCGGAGCTGTCGCAGGCGTGCAAAGCGACGCTGGACCAGCTGCTGCATCGGTGCCTTGGCGACGAGTACGCGGCGGCTATGCAATCTCCCCCCGCATCGCCGAAGCGATACGATACCCGGCCGGAGAGCCTATAG
- the MMM1 gene encoding ERMES complex subunit mmm1 (BUSCO:EOG09262X74; EggNog:ENOG503NU1T; COG:U; TransMembrane:1 (o12-35i)): MTVAQAPGQLTFAQGFVVGQLVLLVALVFLFRYFFVADVPASLAQQRADLLARTRSLQSSLDARSKRKDVSRVPYEQAFEARMADILQRTQYDLAAHRPESLDWLNLIVAQAMFGYRESVLYASRGVPDRDTDLPLPSLETSEKAAAKRFVERLLNGAAAGRTMNVLDTITVTDIDFGCAYPAFTNARFRPSERAHGLRLEVDFNYVDTISLGLDTKLLLNFPQFRFGSLALAMCFRIERLAGTIGIEITPREGESAAQEIRVSLAPDFVLEAHIASVMGSKKKLQDVPKVEELLLTRTRAAIQQRLVWPNYWSIPLPVLEREAH; encoded by the exons ATGACTGTTGCGCAGGCCCCCGGGCAGCTGACCTTTGCGCAGGGATTCGTCGTGGGCCAACTGGTCCTGCTGGTCGCCCTCGTCTTTCTGTTCCGCTACTTTTTCGTGGCTGATGTGCCTGCGTcactcgcgcagcagcgtgcggacCTGCTGGcccgcacgcgctcgctgcaAAGCTCGCTGGATGCCCGCTCGAAGCGCAAGGACGTGAGTCGTGTGCCGTACGAGCAGGCgttcgaggcgcgcatggcGGATATTCTGCAGCGGACGCAGTACGatcttgcggcgcaccgccccgagtcgctcgactgGCTGAACTTGATTGTGGCTCAGGCCATGTTTGGCTACCGGGAGAGTGTTCTGtatgcgtcgcgcggcgtgcctgACCGCGACACGGACCTGCCTCTTCCGTCGCTGGAGACGAGCGAGAAGGCGGCCGCCAAGCGctttgtcgagcgcctgctcaacggcgcggccgccgggcgcacgATGAATGTGCTG GACACGATCACCGTCACCGACATCGACTTTGGGTGTGCATACCCCGCCTTTACCAATGCGCGTTTCCGGCCgtcggagcgcgcgcacggcctgcgtctcgaggtGGACTTTAACTATGTCGACACCATCAGCCTCGGGCTGGATACCAAGCTCCTGCTCAACTTCCCCCAGTTCCGCTTCGGCTCGTTGGCCCTCGCGATGTGCTTCCggatcgagcgcctcgccggcacGATCGGCATCGAGATCACGCCGCGCGAAGGCGAGTCGGCCGCGCAAGAGATCCGcgtgtcgctcgcgcccgactttgtgctcgaggcgcacatTGCGAGCGTGATGGGCTCCAAGAAGAAGCTGCAAGATGTGCCCAAAGTCGAGGAACTACTACTTacacgcacgcgcgccgcgatccAGCAGCGGCTGGTCTGGCCGAACTACTGGAGCATTCCCCtgccggtgctcgagcgcgaggcgcactag
- the TMA22 gene encoding Translation machinery-associated protein 22 (BUSCO:EOG092652NQ; COG:J; EggNog:ENOG503P1VJ), giving the protein MSEVEAASAEAPQSVPAREVKYCEICSFPYEYCEYGSSLTKCKANLEAKDPALFAQLYSEEALTDKLKSLTTEQVESLERDSAKRERKAEAKAEKERAQLAASKIVLSRVARTKRKVITCIHGLHLFSPPLPQLKVIAKGLSSRFATGASVTQSVQHPGIDEIHIQGDVVDDVKKMLVQRAKPFELIPPESEGGLTEKNIVIDDKAAK; this is encoded by the exons ATGAGCGAAGTCGAGGCAGCTtccgccgaggcgccgcagagcgtgcctgcgcgcgaggtcaAGTACTGCGAGATTTGCTCGTTCCCGTACGAGTACTGCGAATATGGCTCGTCATTGACCAAGTGCAAGGCGAACCTGGAGGCCAAGGACCCCGCtctctttgcgcagctgtACTCTGAAGAGGCGCTCACGGACAAGCTCAAGTCGCTCACCaccgagcaggtcgagtcgctggagcgcgatagtgcgaagcgcgagcgcaaggccgaggccaaggccgaaAAGGAGCGTGCACAGCTCGCG GCCTCCAAGATTGTCCTGTCGCGTGTCGCGCGGACAAAGCGCAAGGTCATTACGTGTATCCACGGCCTGCACCTCTTTTCGCCTCCGCTTCCGCAGCTCAAGGTGATCGCAAAAGG TCTcagctcgcgcttcgcGACTGGCGCGTCGGTCACGCAGAGTGTGCAGCACCCCGGCATCGACGAGATCCACATCCAGGGCGACGTGGTGGATGACGTGAAAAAGATGCTGGTGCAGCGTGCCAAGCCCTTTGAGCTCATCCCCCCCGAGTCCGAGGGCGGCTTGACGGAGAAGAACATTGTGATTGATGACAAGGCTGCGAAATAG
- a CDS encoding uncharacterized protein (EggNog:ENOG503PKJF; COG:S), with product MPPPGHPLRARAIGLYKELHRLGREYPDPNYHFIPKLRAMFRRNAHLTDHEEVESKLALAEFRSIL from the exons atgccgccgccagGGCACCCCCTGCGGGCTCGGGCGATTGGACTCTACAAAGAG CTCCATCGTCTGGGCCGAGAGTATCCTGATCCCAACTACCACTTTATCCCCAAGCTCCGTGCGATGTTCCGCAGGAATGCGCACCTGACCGACCACGAGGAGGTGGAAAGCAAGCTGGCACTCGCCGAGTTT CGCTCTATTCTCTGA
- the GTR2 gene encoding GTP-binding protein gtr2 (EggNog:ENOG503NVBT; COG:U; BUSCO:EOG09263274), whose protein sequence is MASPGSRPQSGDTASRTGTRRKVLLLGPRRAGKSSLCKVVYQSYQPNDTLFLAPTTRTQKLDVKTFQKLEIWDIPGSALQQFSAGTHSTGVAPPAESAVEIPWAEVSAIIFVVDAQDDYFDVLSKLNQVILVAYKNSPSIHFHVFINKVDGLSDDYKYDTQRDIEQRVYEELIDSSHEFHGPSGEPVQLDTEVNIRFHLTSVFDSSVFVAFSRIQQRLMQNEGGADTSRTTDAEPDGSEHLVSLHDAIESACNSLCASCLLEKAYIFDVPSRTFIGCDTSPFDLPLFDVMFEYIKFLSQFSALYSDVAQTSGAKATRKWSASVVRLGSDTSVAFWQLDNHLALLATVRTSVHVHNLGILDYNIDRFRTALAALGRLAAP, encoded by the exons ATGGCTTCGCCAGGCTCGCGGCCACAGAGTGGCGACACTGCGTCACGCACAgggacgcggcgcaaggtATTGCTGCTGGGTccccgccgcgcaggcaAATCAAGTCTATGCAAAGTCGTATACCAATCCTACCAGCCCAACGATACCCTGTTCTTGGCACCGACGACACGCACACAGAAGCTGGATGTCAAGACCTTCCAGAAGCTGGAAATTTGGGATATACCGGGTagtgcgctgcagcagttTTCTGCAGGCACACACAgcaccggcgtcgcgccacCCGCAGAGAGCGCCGTGGAGATCCCTTGGGCCGAGGTGAGCGCGATCATCTTTGTGGTCGACGCCCAGGACGACTACTTTGACGTGCTCTCCAAGCTGAACCAGGTGATCCTTGTCGCCTACAAGAATAGCCCGAGCATCCACTTTCACGTCTTTATCAACAAGGTGGACGGCCTGAGCGACGACTACAAATACGATACGCAACGCGATATCGAGCAACGCGTGTACGAGGAGCTGATCGACTCTTCGCACGAGTTCCACGGGCCGTCGGGCGAGCCGGTGCAGCTGGACACGGAGGTGAATATCCGCTTCCACCTCACCTCTGTCTTTGACTCGAGCGTCTTTGTGGCTTTCTCGCGCATTCAGCAGCGGCTGATGCAGAACGAGGGGGGCGCTGACACCTCGCGGacgaccgacgccgagcccgaCGGTTCGGAGCATCTCGTAAGCCTGCACGATGCGATCGAGTCGGCGTGCAACAGCCTCTGTGCGTCGTGCCTCCTCGAAAAGGCCTACATCTTTGACGTGCCGAGCCGCACATTTATCGGGTGCGACACTTCGCCTTTTGACCTCCCTCTCTTCGATGTGATGTTTGAATATATCAAGTTCCTCAGCCAGTTTTCGGCTCTCTACTCGGACGTTGCCCAGACGTCCGGCGCGAAAGCCACGCGCAAatggtcggcgagcgtcgtgcgcctcggctcCGATACCTCGGTCGCGTTTTGGCAACTAGACAACCACCTCGCACTCCTCGCGACCGTGCGTACGAGCGTACACGTACACAACCTCGGCATCTTG GACTACAATATCGACCGCTTCcgcaccgcgctcgccgcgctcggacGCCTGGCAGCCCCATAG
- a CDS encoding (methyl)glyoxal oxidase (SECRETED:SignalP(1-26); EggNog:ENOG503NWVA; CAZy:AA5; COG:S) — MVFSPVFKSFVLAALTLAGVASAASGNSVSIVGHSGVSAQMMFLGASGKAYILDKVENNKATVNGHPAWAVEYDYNSNKYRVMDVRTNTFCAGGATLADGRWLVTGGNKAVGHGGVDAKPGNKPYDSYNGGHALRFLSPCSDESCEWVDKNSNQLEKERWYPTVEPLGDGSVAIIGGMRDGGYVPSKGSNEPTLEYYPRKGDGKSVYVDFLDRTVPLSLYPHTFLMGNGELFMQANREAILWNWNRNSETRLPNIPKAPRVYPASGGAVLLPLTPNNNYRETVLFCGGMAMNNRQWGNEGGPSVMVTERDASQSCEQISPMTSNPQWQSVDDVPEARSMGQFITLPNGKIWFGNGIATGTAGYTNNPNAAGKPVGNSFGDNPVRNHYLYDPHKPAGQRWSHVGTARVGRLYHSSATLLPDSSILIAGSNPNMDYTDNEKFNTEYRVERWYPDFYNQDRPSRKDLPSHFKYGGKGFTVHLNNNNEASNAKVVLIRTGFSTHAMNMGQRMLELRAKASGSDLHVAQMPSNPNLFPPGPALAFVVVNGVPSQGKFVTVGNGQIGDQPTHPDTNL; from the coding sequence ATGGTCTTTTCTCCTGTCTTTAAGAGCTTTGTGCTTGCTGCGCTTACGCTGGCTGGTGTCGCTTCGGCCGCCAGCGGCAACTCGGTGAGCATTGTCGGCCACTCGGGTGTGAGTGCGCAGATGATGTTCCTCGGTGCCTCGGGCAAGGCCTACAtcctcgacaaggtcgaGAACAACAAGGCCACCGTCAACGGCCACCCCGCCTGGGCCGTCGAGTACGACTACAACTCGAACAAGTACCGCGTCATGGATGTGCGCACCAACACCTTCTGCGCTGGTGGTGCCACCCTTGCCGACGGCCGCTGGCTCGTTACTGGTGGTAACAAGGCCGTTGGCCACGGCGGTGTCGATGCCAAGCCCGGCAACAAGCCCTACGACTCGTACAACGGTGGCCACGCCCTCCGTTTCCTTTCGCCCTGCTCGGACGAGTCGTGCGAGTGGGTCGACAAGAACTCGAACCagctcgagaaggagcGCTGGTACCCCACCGTCGAGCCCCTCGGCGATGGTAGCGTTGCCATCATTGGTGGTATGCGCGATGGTGGCTACGTTCCCTCGAAGGGCTCGAACGAGCCTACCCTCGAGTACTACCCCCGCAAGGGCGACGGCAAGTCGGTGTACGTCGACTTCCTCGACCGCACCGTGCCTCTTTCGCTCTACCCGCACACGTTCCTGATGGGCAACGGTGAGCTGTTCATGCAGGCCAACCGCGAGGCCATCCTCTGGAACTGGAACCGCAACAGCGAGACCCGTCTGCCCAACATCCCCAAGGCCCCGCGTGTGTACCCCGCGAGCGGTGGTGCGGTGCTCCTTCCCCTGACCCCCAACAACAACTACCGCGAGACGGTGCTCTTCTGTGGTGGTATGGCCATGAACAACCGCCAGTGGGGTAATGAGGGCGGTCCCTCGGTGATGGTcacggagcgcgacgcgagccAGTCGTGCGAGCAGATCTCGCCCATGACCAGCAACCCCCAGTGGCAgtcggtcgacgacgtgcccgaggcgcgctcgaTGGGCCAGTTCATCACCCTGCCCAACGGCAAGATCTGGTTCGGCAACGGTATCGCGACCGGTACCGCCGGCTACACCAACAACCCTAACGCTGCTGGTAAGCCCGTCGGTAACTCGTTCGGCGACAACCCCGTGCGCAACCACTACCTCTACGACCCGCACAAGCCCGCTGGTCAGCGCTGGTCGCACGTCGGCACGGCTCGCGTCGGCCGTCTCTACCACTCGTCGGCCACGCTGCTGCCCGACTCGTCGATTCTGATTGCCGGTTCGAACCCCAACATGGACTACACGGACAATGAGAAGTTCAACACCGAGTACCGCGTGGAGCGCTGGTACCCCGACTTTTACAACCAGGACCGTCCTTCGCGCAAGGACCTTCCGAGCCACTTCAAGTACGGTGGTAAGGGCTTCACCGTGCACCTCAACAACAACAACGAGGCCAGCAATGCCAAGGTCGTGCTGATCCGCACTGGTTTCTCGACCCACGCCATGAACATGGGTCAGCGCATGCTGGAACTGCGCGCCAAGGCTTCGGGCAGCGAcctgcacgtcgcgcagatGCCTTCGAACCCCAACCTCTTCCCCCCGGGCCCTGCGCTGGCGTTTGTGGTCGTCAACGGTGTTCCCTCGCAGGGCAAGTTTGTCACCGTCGGCAACGGCCAGATTGGTGACCAGCCTACCCACCCGGACACCAACCTCTAA
- the CAB2 gene encoding phosphopantothenate--cysteine ligase (ATP) (COG:H; BUSCO:EOG09263YFX; EggNog:ENOG503NWZU), giving the protein MTGDAVWTPERFYAEYEAPAGYDGHLEQVRTVRYLDNFSAGTRGAASAEYFLAAGYAVIFMSRQHSQFPFTRLYSHTTNPFFDILQEPETSDAGSGATVQVQEDQVGALLPVLHAYHQARQSGRLLTVPFVTVVEYLFLLRGISEAMAPLGSYAMHYLAAAVSDFFIPTNRISEHKIQSTDGALQITMDPVPKVLANLVHDWVPHAYVVSFKLETDDSLIIPKAEKSLERYGHQLVIGNDLARRKTEVVLIEHAARADASAKERFTNEYIHLPKDAHGREIEQDIIAALQERHNRWIEAQGQS; this is encoded by the exons ATGACCGGCGACGCTGTGTGGACGCCCGAGCGCTTCTATGCAGAGTACGAGGCGCCTGCAGGCTATGACGGCCACCTAGAGCAGGTGCGCAC TGTGCGGTACCTGGATAACTTTTCCGCAGGCACGCGCGGAGCCGCCTCGGCAGAGTACTTCCTCGCCGCGGGCTACGCGGTGATCTTTATGAGCAGGCAGCACAGCCAGTTTCCTTTTACGCGCCTCTACAGTCACACCACGAACCCTTTCTTTGACATTCTGCAGGAGCCAGAGACGAGCGATGCGGGCAGCGGTGCGACGGTGCAGGTGCAAGAGGACCAGGTCGGGGCGCTCCTCCCCGTTCTCCACGCGTACCACCAGGCGCGGCAGTCGGGGCGGCTGCTCACGGTGCCGTTTGTGACCGTGGTCGAGTACCTCTttctgctgcgcggcatcAGCGAGGCGATGGCGCCGCTGGGCTCTTATGCGATGCACTACCTCGCTGCGGCCGTCAGCGACTTTTTTATTCCCACCAACCGCATCTCGGAGCACAAGATCCAGTCCACAGACGGCGCCCTGCAGATTACCATGGACCCCGTGCCCAAGGTCCTCGCGAACCTCGTGCACGACTGGGTCCCCCATGCATACGTCGTGAGCTTCAAGCTGGAGACCGACGACTCTTTGATCATCCCCAAGGCAGAAaagtcgctcgagcgctACGGCCACCAGCTCGTGATCGGCaacgacctcgcgcgccgcaagacAGAGGTCGTGCTGatcgagcacgcggcgcgggcggaTGCCAGCGCGAAGGAGCGCTTTACCAACGAGTACATTCATCTGCCTAAGGATGCGCACGGGCGCGAGATCGAGCAAGATATCATTGCCGCACTCCAGGAGCGGCACAACCGCTGGATCGAGGCGCAAGGGCAATCATAG
- the ASH2 gene encoding transcription factor, contains a PHD finger motif (EggNog:ENOG503NZB5; COG:B; COG:K): protein MSEEPGQGTGAPDWGVPVHLDVPPMESAGQSSAPISPTPPPGQLPYSPSPQPAGFFPVEARAIPPHLGLALSEGPYADSPASPASAGSAPEERKAVSPSHVLPPNFRGPIPREGDAETIAPRPTWIPAFEDASLGQLHNFPLNKNGWRYTAAGPAAEWLPTTVYKTLELAPEGVHWSWQDRSAFMRISDDAMVVGTDKGYRSVRTNLGVRHGAWYVEVEILAPDASSMPSTPMRDGPHARVGFARREAGLNAPVGWDGYSYGVRDQNGARVTLSRPKPFGRAFGPGDVVGLYIRLPSESTPPPSGTEHSIHQNRVPIRYKGQLYFESLEYPPSKEMEVLMDRNRRGETLCNDADGAPKPAPPGKAADRDEKRPGQAGRAKRAPLRALPTLSGSCIGFTVNGEPQGIAFTDLYDFRPLAAAETAPKKRERKRGADGEITAHTSVSAVLRSRLNAYDDGSLGYYPMVSLYGGARARLIPRDFRYPPPPHLEDVLWSANEARGEPTLHKSPAPAWQPFAARWRECVQEWERHDRAADRDASKIVGAKEGPHLSN, encoded by the coding sequence ATGAGCGAGGAGCCAGGGCAGGGTACCGGCGCGCCTGACTGGGGCGTGCCTGTGCACCTAGACGTGCCACCGATGGAGTCTGCAGGACAGTCCTCCGCGCCAATCTCGCCGAcaccgccgccggggcAGCTTCCCtactcgccgtcgccgcagcCGGCTGGCTTCTTTCCTGTGGAAGCGCGTGCGATTCcgccgcacctcggcctcgcgctgagCGAGGGGCCGTACGCGGACtcgcccgcctcgcccgCAAGTGCAGGGAGTGCGCCCGAAGAGCGCAAGGCCGTGAGCCCTTCGCACGTCCTCCCCCCCAATTTTCGCGGTCCTATTCCACGCGaaggcgacgccgagaccatcgcgccgaggccgacgtgGATCCCGGCGTTTGAAGACGCCTCCCTCGGTCAGCTGCACAACTTTCCGCTGAACAAAAACGGCTGGCGCTACACTGCCGCCGGCCCCGCCGCCGAATGGCTGCCGACGACCGTCTACAAGACGCTGGAGCTGGCGCCAGAAGGCGTGCACTGGTCCTGGCAGGACCGCAGTGCATTTATGCGCATCAGCGACGATGCGATGGTCGTCGGCACCGACAAAGGCTACCGCAGTGTGCGGACCaacctcggcgtgcgccatGGTGCATGGtacgtcgaggtcgagattctcgcgcccgacgcgtcgagcatgccgtccacgccgatgcgcgacggcccccatgcgcgcgtcggttttgcgcgccgcgaagCGGGCCTCAATGCGCCGGTCGGCTGGGACGGGTACAGCtacggcgtgcgcgaccaGAACGGCGCACGCGTCACTCTATCGCGTCCCAAGCCGTTTGGGCGTGCGTTTGGCCCCGGCGACGTAGTGGGCCTGTATATCCGCCTGCCGTCCGAATCGACCCccccgccgagcggcacggaGCACAGCATCCACCAGAATCGCGTTCCGATCCGGTACAAAGGCCAGCTCTATTTCGAGAGTCTCGAGTACCCTCCCTCGAAGGAGATGGAGGTACTCATGGACAGGAACCGGCGTGGTGAGACGCTGTGCAATgatgccgacggcgcgcccaAGCCCGCCCCCCCTGGCAAGGCGGCTGACCGCGACGAGAAGCGCCCTGGCCAGGCGGGCCGTGCGAAGCGCGCTCCCCTGCGCGCCCTGCCCACGCTCTCGGGAAGCTGCATCGGGTTTACGGTGAATGGCGAGCCCCAAGGCATTGCCTTTACGGACCTGTATGACTTTCGTCCCCTCGCTGCTGCCGAGACCGCGCCGAagaagcgcgagcgcaaacGCGGCGCGGATGGCGAAATTACCGCACACACCAGTGTCAGTGCGGTGCTACGCAGTCGGCTGAATGCGTACGACGACGGCTCCCTAGGCTACTACCCTATGGTCTCGTTGTATGGCGGTGCACGTGCGCGGCTCATTCCACGCGACTTTCGCTACCCCCCACCCCCCCACCTGGAGGATGTGCTTTGGAGCGCGAATGAGGCGCGTGGGGAGCCTACGCTCCATAAATCCCCAGCGCCGGCATGGCAGCCGTTTGCGGCGCGTTGGCGCGAGTGCGTCCAAGAATGGGAACGgcacgaccgcgccgcggaccgcgacgcgtctAAAATCGTCGGCGCCAAGGAAGGGCCACATCTATCTAATTAA